From a single Leclercia sp. AS011 genomic region:
- the ppiB gene encoding peptidylprolyl isomerase B encodes MVTFHTNHGDIVIKTFDDKAPETVKNFLDYCREGFYNNTIFHRVINGFMIQGGGFEPGMNQKETKEAIKNEANNGLKNTRGTLAMARTQAPHSATAQFFINVADNDFLNFSGESLQGWGYCVFAEVVEGMDVVDKIKAVSTGRSGMHQDVPKEDVIITSVTVSE; translated from the coding sequence ATGGTTACTTTCCACACTAATCATGGCGATATCGTAATCAAAACCTTTGATGACAAAGCGCCTGAAACAGTTAAAAACTTCCTGGACTACTGCCGCGAAGGTTTCTACAACAACACCATTTTCCACCGTGTGATCAACGGCTTTATGATCCAGGGCGGCGGTTTTGAACCTGGTATGAACCAGAAAGAGACCAAAGAAGCGATCAAAAACGAAGCGAACAACGGTCTGAAAAACACCCGCGGTACCCTGGCAATGGCCCGTACTCAGGCACCGCACTCTGCCACCGCGCAGTTCTTCATCAACGTGGCTGACAACGACTTCCTGAACTTCTCCGGCGAAAGCCTGCAGGGTTGGGGCTACTGCGTGTTCGCAGAAGTGGTTGAAGGTATGGACGTCGTTGACAAGATCAAAGCCGTTTCTACCGGTCGCAGCGGTATGCACCAGGACGTTCCAAAAGAAGACGTCATCATCACAAGCGTGACCGTCAGCGAATAA
- the lpxH gene encoding UDP-2,3-diacylglucosamine diphosphatase, whose translation MATLFIADLHLQTEEPAITAGFLRFLQGEARHADALYILGDLFEAWIGDDDPNPLHREIASALKTLVDSGVPCFFIHGNRDFLLGKRYARACGMTLLAEETVLDLYGRRVLIMHGDTLCTDDTGYLAFRAKVHTPWIQTLFLALPLFIRSRIAAKMRAGSKAANSSKSMTIMDVNPQAVVSVMENHQVQWLMHGHTHRPDVHDLTVNGEPAHRVVLGAWHTEGSMVKVTPDGVELIAFPF comes from the coding sequence GTGGCGACACTCTTTATTGCAGATCTGCATCTGCAAACAGAAGAACCGGCGATCACCGCCGGTTTTCTGCGTTTTTTACAGGGTGAAGCCCGACACGCCGATGCGCTTTACATCCTGGGGGATCTGTTTGAAGCCTGGATTGGCGACGACGACCCGAACCCGCTGCACCGCGAGATAGCGAGTGCGCTTAAAACGCTGGTTGATTCCGGCGTCCCCTGCTTCTTTATCCACGGCAACCGCGACTTTCTGCTCGGCAAACGCTACGCCCGCGCGTGCGGCATGACCCTGCTGGCGGAAGAGACCGTTCTCGACCTGTACGGTCGCCGCGTACTGATTATGCATGGCGACACGCTCTGCACTGACGATACCGGCTATCTGGCGTTTCGCGCCAAAGTGCATACCCCCTGGATCCAGACCCTGTTTCTCGCCCTGCCGCTGTTTATCCGCAGCCGCATTGCGGCGAAGATGCGCGCCGGCAGTAAAGCCGCCAACAGCAGCAAATCGATGACCATCATGGACGTCAACCCGCAGGCGGTCGTCAGCGTGATGGAAAACCATCAGGTGCAGTGGCTGATGCACGGCCATACCCACCGCCCGGACGTGCATGACCTGACCGTCAACGGCGAACCCGCTCACCGCGTGGTGTTGGGAGCCTGGCATACCGAAGGCTCCATGGTAAAAGTCACGCCCGATGGCGTGGAGCTGATCGCTTTCCCGTTCTGA
- a CDS encoding YdgH/BhsA/McbA-like domain containing protein, whose protein sequence is MKSIKTFVAVAALSLISFGSFAQSVSATASTLDRAEAKIAAQAAKEGAAYKITSAQFDNRVHMTAELTK, encoded by the coding sequence ATGAAATCCATCAAAACTTTCGTTGCAGTTGCCGCTCTTTCTCTGATCTCTTTCGGTTCTTTTGCGCAGAGCGTTAGCGCTACCGCCTCTACCCTGGACCGTGCCGAAGCCAAAATTGCCGCTCAGGCCGCGAAAGAAGGCGCAGCGTACAAAATCACCAGCGCTCAGTTCGACAACCGCGTGCACATGACCGCTGAACTGACTAAATAA
- the purE gene encoding 5-(carboxyamino)imidazole ribonucleotide mutase, whose protein sequence is MSSSNNPARVAIVMGSKSDWATMQFAAEIFDILNVPHHVEVVSAHRTPDKLFSFAEGAEENGYQVIIAGAGGAAHLPGMIAAKTLVPVLGVPVQSAALSGVDSLYSIVQMPRGIPVGTLAIGKAGAANAALLAAQILATHDKELHQRLVAWRNAQTDEVLENPDPRGAA, encoded by the coding sequence ATGTCTTCCAGCAATAATCCGGCGCGTGTCGCCATCGTGATGGGGTCCAAAAGCGACTGGGCTACCATGCAGTTCGCCGCCGAAATCTTTGACATCCTGAACGTTCCTCACCACGTTGAAGTGGTCTCCGCACACCGCACCCCCGATAAACTGTTCAGCTTCGCCGAAGGCGCGGAAGAGAACGGCTATCAGGTGATTATTGCCGGTGCCGGCGGGGCCGCACATCTGCCCGGCATGATTGCCGCCAAAACCCTGGTGCCGGTGCTCGGCGTCCCGGTTCAAAGCGCAGCCCTGAGCGGCGTCGACAGCCTCTACTCCATCGTGCAGATGCCGCGCGGCATTCCGGTGGGGACGCTGGCGATTGGTAAAGCGGGTGCCGCTAACGCCGCCCTGCTGGCCGCGCAGATCCTCGCAACCCACGATAAAGAGCTGCACCAGCGCCTGGTCGCGTGGCGTAACGCCCAGACCGACGAGGTACTGGAGAACCCGGACCCGCGAGGTGCGGCATGA
- the purK gene encoding 5-(carboxyamino)imidazole ribonucleotide synthase, with product MKQVCVLGNGQLGRMLRQAGEPLGIAVWPVGLDDEPEAVPFQQSVITAEIERWPETALTRELARHNAFVNRDVFPIIADRLTQKQLFDDLHLATAPWQLLTEKGQWSGVFATLGELAIVKRRVGGYDGRGQWRLRAGETDQLPDECYGECIVEQGINFSGEVSLVGARAHDGSTVFYPLTHNLHQDGILRTSVVFPQANAAQQAQAESMLSAIMQELGYVGVMAMECFITPDGLLINELAPRVHNSGHWTQNGASISQFELHLRAITGLPLPPPVVNSPSVMINLIGTDLNYDWLKLPLVHLHWYDKEVRPGRKVGHLNLNDSDIPRLSATLEAIMPLLPPEYASGIAWAQATLS from the coding sequence ATGAAACAGGTTTGCGTCCTCGGTAACGGTCAGTTAGGCCGCATGCTGCGTCAGGCGGGTGAACCGCTGGGGATCGCCGTCTGGCCGGTCGGGCTGGACGATGAACCGGAAGCCGTACCCTTCCAGCAGAGCGTCATTACCGCAGAGATTGAACGCTGGCCGGAAACCGCCCTGACCCGCGAGCTGGCGCGTCATAACGCCTTCGTTAACCGCGACGTCTTCCCGATCATTGCCGACCGTCTGACGCAGAAGCAGCTGTTCGACGATCTGCACCTCGCCACCGCGCCGTGGCAGCTGCTGACCGAGAAAGGCCAGTGGTCCGGCGTGTTTGCTACCCTGGGCGAGCTGGCGATCGTCAAACGCCGCGTGGGCGGCTACGACGGCCGCGGCCAGTGGCGTCTGCGCGCCGGTGAAACCGATCAGCTGCCGGATGAGTGCTACGGCGAGTGCATCGTTGAGCAGGGCATTAACTTCAGCGGCGAAGTGTCGCTGGTGGGTGCCCGCGCCCACGACGGCAGCACCGTCTTCTATCCCCTGACCCACAACCTGCATCAGGACGGCATTCTGCGCACCAGCGTGGTCTTCCCGCAGGCCAATGCAGCTCAGCAGGCGCAGGCTGAAAGCATGCTCTCCGCCATTATGCAGGAGCTGGGCTACGTCGGCGTAATGGCGATGGAGTGCTTCATCACCCCGGATGGCCTGCTGATCAACGAGCTGGCCCCGCGCGTGCACAACAGCGGCCACTGGACGCAAAACGGTGCCTCCATCAGCCAGTTTGAGCTGCACCTGCGCGCCATTACCGGCCTGCCGCTGCCGCCACCGGTGGTCAACAGCCCGTCGGTGATGATCAACCTGATCGGCACCGATCTGAACTACGACTGGCTGAAACTGCCCCTGGTGCATCTGCACTGGTACGACAAAGAGGTTCGTCCGGGGCGCAAGGTCGGCCACCTGAACCTGAACGACAGCGATATCCCCCGCCTGAGCGCCACGCTCGAAGCCATTATGCCCCTGCTGCCGCCAGAGTATGCCAGCGGCATCGCCTGGGCGCAGGCAACACTGAGCTAA
- the mnmH gene encoding tRNA 2-selenouridine(34) synthase MnmH yields MNDGTDYRAILAADTPIIDVRAPVEFAQGAMPAAVNLPLMNDDERAAVGTCYKRQGPEAALALGHRLVSGETRDQRLEAWRAACLAQPQGYLCCARGGQRSHIAQAWLKEAGVNYPLIRGGYKALRQAAMQATVEQVQKPTVLIGGCTGSGKTLLVKARPDGIDLEGLAHHRGSSFGRTLTPQLSQASFENHLAVELLKKDAARWVLEDEGRMIGSNHLPECLRDRMVQSPIAVVEDPFDVRLERLREEYFEQMWQAFRAARGEEAGWLEYGEYLHHGLFAIRRRLGLQRFAEFTALLDSALVEQQRTGRTEAHFSWLAPLLNDYYDPMYNYQLEKKADKIVYRGVFNDVAAWLAA; encoded by the coding sequence ATGAACGATGGGACGGACTACCGCGCCATACTTGCTGCCGACACGCCGATAATCGACGTGCGCGCCCCGGTTGAATTTGCCCAGGGTGCCATGCCTGCGGCAGTTAACCTGCCACTAATGAATGACGACGAACGCGCCGCCGTGGGCACCTGCTATAAACGCCAGGGGCCGGAGGCAGCGCTTGCGCTCGGCCACCGTCTGGTGAGTGGCGAAACCCGCGACCAGCGCCTCGAGGCCTGGCGCGCCGCCTGCCTTGCGCAACCCCAGGGTTATCTCTGCTGCGCCCGGGGCGGGCAGCGCTCGCATATCGCGCAGGCCTGGTTGAAAGAGGCAGGCGTAAATTATCCGCTGATCCGCGGCGGCTATAAGGCGCTGCGCCAGGCGGCGATGCAGGCCACCGTTGAACAGGTGCAAAAGCCGACCGTGCTGATTGGCGGATGTACCGGTAGCGGCAAAACGCTGCTGGTGAAGGCGCGTCCTGACGGGATCGATCTTGAAGGGCTGGCGCACCATCGCGGCTCGTCGTTTGGCCGCACGCTGACGCCGCAGCTTTCGCAGGCCAGCTTTGAAAATCATCTCGCGGTGGAGCTGCTGAAAAAGGACGCCGCGCGCTGGGTGCTGGAAGACGAAGGAAGGATGATTGGCTCTAACCATCTGCCGGAGTGCCTGCGGGATCGCATGGTGCAATCGCCGATTGCGGTGGTGGAAGATCCCTTTGACGTGCGCCTTGAGCGCTTGCGGGAAGAGTATTTCGAGCAGATGTGGCAGGCCTTTCGCGCCGCGCGCGGGGAAGAGGCAGGCTGGCTGGAGTACGGCGAGTACCTGCACCACGGCCTGTTTGCCATCCGCCGTCGGCTGGGGTTGCAGCGTTTTGCGGAGTTTACTGCTCTGCTGGATAGCGCCCTCGTTGAACAACAGCGCACCGGCCGCACCGAGGCCCACTTTAGCTGGCTTGCGCCGTTGCTCAATGACTATTACGACCCGATGTACAACTATCAGCTGGAGAAAAAGGCGGACAAGATTGTTTATCGGGGCGTATTTAACGACGTAGCCGCCTGGCTGGCGGCCTGA
- a CDS encoding methionine ABC transporter permease, whose product MDDLLLDLSLAFNETFQMLAISTVLAILGGLPLGFLIFVTDRHLFWQNRVVYLFSSVLVNIIRSVPFVILLVLLLPLTQFLLGNTIGPIAASVPLSVAAIAFYARLVDSALREVDKGIIEAAEAFGASPMRIICTVLLPEASAGLLRGLTITLVSLIGYSAMAGIVGGGGVGDLAIRYGYYRYETQVMVVTVIALIVLVQIVQVLGDWLAKRADKRDRR is encoded by the coding sequence GTGGATGATTTACTGCTCGATCTCAGTCTGGCGTTTAATGAAACTTTCCAGATGCTGGCTATCTCAACGGTGCTGGCGATCCTCGGCGGTCTGCCGCTGGGCTTTCTGATTTTCGTCACCGACCGCCATCTGTTCTGGCAAAACCGTGTTGTCTACCTCTTCAGCTCCGTACTGGTGAACATCATCCGTTCGGTGCCCTTTGTGATTTTGCTGGTGCTGCTGCTGCCGTTAACCCAGTTCCTGTTGGGCAACACCATTGGGCCCATTGCCGCCTCGGTGCCGCTCTCGGTGGCGGCCATCGCATTCTATGCCCGGCTGGTGGATAGCGCCCTGCGCGAAGTGGATAAAGGGATTATTGAAGCGGCCGAAGCCTTTGGTGCCAGCCCGATGCGCATTATCTGCACCGTGCTGCTGCCGGAGGCGAGCGCCGGCCTGCTGCGCGGTCTGACTATCACCCTGGTCAGCCTGATCGGCTACTCCGCTATGGCCGGGATTGTCGGTGGCGGTGGCGTCGGGGATCTGGCGATCCGCTACGGTTATTACCGCTACGAAACCCAGGTGATGGTGGTGACAGTGATTGCCCTGATAGTGCTGGTGCAAATTGTCCAGGTGCTCGGTGACTGGCTGGCGAAACGCGCCGATAAGCGCGATCGCCGCTGA
- the sfbB gene encoding virulence-associated ABC transporter ATP-binding protein SfbB, with protein sequence MIELDKVCVDFQTGRGPATRAVSDVSLRIAAGEIFGIVGTSGAGKSTLLRTLNALQRPASGSVNINGVEISALEGVNLRQARQRIGMIFQHFNLMHTRTVAQNVAFSLKAAGWERSKIAPRVSEILALVGLSDKANRYPVQLSGGQKQRVGIARAIANHPDVLLCDEPTSALDLETSATILALLKQINAQMGITIVLITHEMNVIKSICDRVAVMSGGEVVELGEVFDIFAHPQHAFTQQLVSHTLNLTLPERLRQHLPGQLLKILFIGDSAEQPVLSEVAVKFGVAVNILHGKIEYIGERALGILVVQLTAPDNLPAVALAVEHIRQRTAQVEVIRG encoded by the coding sequence ATGATTGAGTTAGATAAGGTCTGCGTCGATTTCCAGACCGGGCGCGGCCCTGCCACCCGGGCGGTGTCAGACGTCAGCCTGCGTATCGCCGCCGGGGAAATATTCGGCATTGTCGGCACCAGCGGTGCAGGCAAGAGCACGCTGCTACGCACCCTGAACGCGCTCCAGCGCCCGGCGTCAGGGAGCGTTAACATCAACGGTGTGGAAATTTCTGCCCTTGAGGGCGTGAACTTGCGGCAGGCCCGCCAGCGTATTGGCATGATTTTTCAGCATTTCAACTTAATGCACACCCGCACCGTGGCACAGAACGTGGCCTTTAGCCTGAAGGCTGCCGGCTGGGAGCGCAGCAAAATTGCTCCGCGCGTCAGTGAAATCCTTGCTCTGGTCGGGTTGAGCGATAAAGCCAATCGCTACCCGGTGCAGCTCAGCGGTGGGCAAAAACAGCGGGTTGGCATTGCCCGCGCCATTGCCAACCATCCCGATGTCTTGCTGTGCGATGAACCGACCTCGGCGCTGGATCTGGAAACCTCCGCCACCATTCTGGCGCTGTTAAAGCAGATCAACGCGCAGATGGGGATCACTATCGTGCTGATCACCCACGAAATGAACGTCATTAAATCCATCTGCGATCGCGTGGCGGTGATGTCTGGCGGTGAAGTGGTGGAGCTGGGGGAGGTCTTTGATATCTTTGCCCATCCGCAGCATGCCTTTACGCAGCAGCTGGTGTCGCACACCCTGAACCTGACCCTGCCGGAGCGTCTGCGCCAGCATCTGCCAGGACAACTGCTGAAGATCCTGTTTATCGGCGACTCTGCCGAACAGCCGGTGCTGTCAGAGGTTGCGGTGAAATTTGGTGTGGCAGTGAACATCCTGCACGGCAAAATTGAGTATATCGGCGAGCGCGCGCTGGGGATCCTGGTGGTGCAGCTTACTGCACCAGACAATCTGCCTGCCGTGGCCTTAGCCGTGGAACATATCCGTCAACGCACTGCCCAGGTGGAGGTGATCCGTGGATGA
- a CDS encoding MetQ/NlpA family ABC transporter substrate-binding protein, with the protein MGLRHTLRAAAGALLLVCGLQAAHANSDPHTIVFGVAPGPYGDMVKQAIAPSLQEKGYKVVVREFSDYVQPNMALANGSIDANLFQHTLYFTKFTADKNLKLSKLLTVPTAGMGFYSRKVKSLDELKQGDIVTLSNDPTNLARGLRFLASLKLITIKENIDPTKASERDIASNPKGLVFKPLEAAQLPRTLDSVTASLVNGNFAIAAGLDLSSALAQEQLDENLKNIIAVRTEDADKPFAKDIVTVVQSPAYRAVIDDPKNVYNAFQKPDWMTAAKP; encoded by the coding sequence ATGGGATTACGTCATACGCTTCGCGCTGCCGCTGGCGCGCTTTTGCTGGTCTGCGGTTTGCAGGCTGCCCACGCGAACAGCGATCCACACACTATCGTCTTCGGCGTTGCGCCGGGTCCGTATGGCGATATGGTCAAACAGGCCATTGCCCCGTCGCTGCAAGAGAAAGGCTACAAGGTCGTGGTGCGCGAATTCAGCGACTACGTGCAGCCTAATATGGCGCTGGCGAACGGCAGCATTGATGCCAACCTGTTCCAGCACACGCTCTATTTCACCAAGTTCACCGCCGATAAAAATCTGAAGCTCAGCAAATTACTCACCGTACCTACTGCCGGGATGGGTTTTTACTCCCGCAAGGTGAAGAGCCTGGATGAACTGAAACAAGGCGATATTGTTACCCTCTCCAACGATCCAACTAACCTTGCGCGTGGCCTGCGTTTCCTCGCGTCGCTCAAGCTGATTACCATCAAAGAGAATATCGATCCAACCAAAGCCTCTGAGCGTGATATTGCCAGTAATCCGAAGGGGCTGGTGTTTAAACCGCTGGAAGCGGCCCAGCTGCCTCGTACCCTGGACAGCGTCACCGCCTCGCTGGTTAACGGTAACTTTGCCATTGCTGCCGGGCTTGATCTCTCCAGCGCGCTTGCCCAGGAGCAACTGGACGAGAACCTGAAAAATATTATTGCGGTACGCACGGAAGATGCGGATAAGCCTTTTGCCAAAGATATCGTCACCGTAGTGCAGTCCCCGGCCTATCGCGCGGTCATCGACGATCCGAAAAATGTCTATAACGCGTTCCAGAAACCAGACTGGATGACGGCCGCGAAACCCTGA
- a CDS encoding porin: MTITKKALAVSIGAAVALASFASQAEITVLKQDPQAGNPLSRLNFTVGGSIRPQFQNMTGDDGKNSYKRNGFDGGTRFRFAADYYLFDDISWISYYELGVNIPAQFDWDNHHADGAHDTSRRMLYTGLKSDTWGTLTFGQQNSVYYDVVGAKTDIWDYDMIGQAPGNGINGDYDGSYRSRQMLKYKKTLGDADIYASYLFEDSEYLPGNGLRYKRKGGGSLGLDYRLTTDLTWGAAWNYTRADMRNPDNGDSKSWDQNILGTALSWTPDNWTFSAGGGWYQNFMTSKKVSVNDYFAGDAWGIEYFAGYKFPISQYAVKSIQPYFMGDRIETMNGRNYQRIDNGVGISFQLDYGFRVDYEHVFTSSTDDLGDMNLVRLRYDF; encoded by the coding sequence ATGACCATAACTAAAAAAGCGCTGGCGGTATCGATCGGCGCAGCAGTGGCATTGGCGTCTTTTGCATCCCAGGCTGAAATCACCGTCCTGAAACAGGATCCGCAGGCGGGTAACCCGCTGAGCCGTCTGAACTTCACCGTTGGCGGCAGCATCCGTCCGCAGTTCCAGAACATGACCGGCGACGACGGCAAGAACAGCTACAAGCGTAACGGCTTTGATGGCGGCACCCGCTTCCGTTTCGCAGCCGATTACTACCTCTTTGATGACATCAGCTGGATCAGCTACTACGAGCTGGGTGTGAACATTCCGGCCCAGTTCGACTGGGACAATCACCATGCTGACGGCGCGCACGACACCTCCCGCCGTATGCTCTACACCGGCCTGAAGAGCGACACCTGGGGCACCCTGACCTTCGGCCAGCAGAACAGCGTTTATTACGATGTGGTGGGCGCGAAAACCGATATCTGGGACTACGACATGATCGGCCAGGCACCGGGTAACGGCATCAACGGCGACTACGACGGCTCATACCGTTCACGCCAGATGCTGAAGTACAAGAAAACCCTCGGCGATGCTGACATCTACGCCTCTTACCTGTTCGAAGACAGCGAATACCTGCCGGGCAATGGCCTGCGCTACAAGCGTAAAGGCGGCGGTTCACTGGGTCTGGATTATCGTCTGACCACCGATCTGACCTGGGGCGCGGCCTGGAACTACACCCGTGCCGACATGCGTAACCCGGATAACGGCGACAGCAAGTCCTGGGATCAGAACATCCTCGGTACCGCGCTGAGCTGGACCCCGGACAACTGGACCTTCTCCGCAGGCGGCGGCTGGTATCAGAACTTTATGACCAGCAAAAAAGTGTCGGTAAACGACTACTTCGCGGGCGATGCGTGGGGTATTGAGTACTTCGCGGGCTATAAATTCCCGATTAGTCAGTATGCGGTGAAATCCATCCAGCCTTACTTCATGGGCGACCGCATCGAGACCATGAATGGCCGTAACTACCAGCGCATCGACAACGGCGTGGGGATCAGTTTCCAGCTGGATTACGGTTTCCGTGTGGATTACGAGCACGTGTTCACCTCCAGCACCGACGATCTGGGCGATATGAACCTGGTGCGTCTGCGCTACGACTTCTAA
- the ybbP gene encoding putative ABC transporter permease subunit YbbP encodes MIARWFWREWRSPSLLIVWLALSLAVACVLALGSVSDRMEKGLSQQSREFMAGDRTLRSSREVPQAWLEEARKAGLKVSEQLSFQTMTFAADTPQLASVKAVDDIYPMYGALQTNPPGLKPAPGTVLLASRLMALLNLKTGDSIDVGDATLKIAGEVLQEPDSGFNPFQMAPRLLMNTADVAKTGAVQPGSRVTWRIKFGGTPAQLASYEKWLLPQLKPEHRWSGMEQEDGALGKSLERSQQFLLLSALLTLLLAVAAVAVAMSHYCRSRYDLVAILKTLGAGRAQLRKLIVGQWLAVLALSAITGGAMGLLFEKVLMVLLKPVLPAALPPASLWPWLWAIGAMIVISLLVGLRPYRLLLATQPLRVLRRDVVASVWPLKFYLPVIVAVVVALLAWLMGGSMLLWAVLAGAVVLALLCGVLGWMLLSVLKGLTVKSLPVRLAVNRLLRQPWSTLSQLSAFSLSFMLLALLLVLRGDLLDRWQQQLPPESPNYFLINIAPEQVTPLKGFLSEHQIIPESFYPIVRARLTQINGQSTEGNKDESLNRELNLTWQDKRPDHNPIVAGSWPPKAGEVSMEEGLAKRLNVGLGDTVTFTGDTQDFSAKVTSLRKVDWESLRPNFFFIFPSGALDGQPQSWLTSFRWENGNGMLTQLNREFPTVSLLDIGAILRQVGQVLEQVSRALEVMVVLVTICGVLLLLAQVQVGMRQRHQELVVYRTLGAGKKLLRTTLWSEFALLGLVAGLVAAIGAETALAVLQTRVFDFPWEPDWRLWAILPLSGAVMLSLCGGWLGARLLKGKALFRQFSG; translated from the coding sequence ATGATTGCCCGCTGGTTCTGGCGCGAATGGCGCTCCCCCTCGCTGCTGATCGTCTGGCTGGCGTTAAGCCTGGCGGTAGCCTGCGTGCTGGCGCTGGGCAGCGTCAGCGATCGGATGGAAAAGGGGCTTAGCCAGCAAAGCCGCGAGTTTATGGCCGGCGACCGAACGCTGCGCAGCTCCCGCGAGGTGCCGCAGGCGTGGCTTGAGGAGGCGAGAAAAGCGGGGCTGAAGGTCAGCGAGCAGCTGAGCTTCCAGACCATGACCTTTGCCGCCGACACGCCGCAGCTGGCGAGCGTAAAGGCCGTGGATGATATCTATCCGATGTACGGCGCGCTACAGACCAACCCGCCGGGGCTGAAACCGGCTCCGGGCACGGTGCTGCTGGCCTCGCGTCTGATGGCGCTGCTGAATTTAAAAACCGGCGACAGCATCGATGTCGGGGATGCGACCCTGAAAATTGCCGGGGAGGTGCTCCAGGAGCCCGACTCCGGCTTCAACCCCTTCCAGATGGCGCCGCGTCTGCTGATGAATACCGCGGACGTAGCCAAAACCGGGGCGGTACAGCCCGGCAGCCGCGTGACCTGGCGCATTAAGTTTGGCGGCACCCCTGCACAATTAGCCAGTTACGAGAAGTGGCTGCTGCCGCAGCTGAAGCCGGAGCACCGCTGGTCCGGGATGGAGCAGGAAGACGGGGCACTTGGCAAATCGCTGGAGCGTTCCCAGCAGTTCCTGCTGCTCTCGGCGCTGCTGACGCTGTTGCTGGCGGTCGCCGCAGTGGCGGTGGCGATGAGCCACTACTGCCGCAGCCGCTACGACCTGGTGGCGATCCTCAAAACCCTGGGGGCGGGCAGGGCGCAGCTGCGTAAGCTGATTGTCGGCCAGTGGCTGGCGGTGCTGGCGCTCTCCGCCATTACCGGCGGGGCGATGGGGCTGCTGTTTGAAAAGGTGCTGATGGTGCTGCTCAAGCCGGTCCTGCCTGCGGCGCTGCCGCCTGCCAGCCTCTGGCCGTGGCTGTGGGCGATTGGCGCGATGATCGTCATCTCGCTGCTGGTGGGGCTGCGTCCGTACCGCCTCCTGCTGGCGACCCAGCCGCTGCGCGTCCTGCGTCGTGACGTGGTCGCCAGCGTCTGGCCGCTGAAATTTTATCTGCCGGTTATCGTGGCGGTGGTCGTGGCGCTGCTCGCCTGGCTGATGGGCGGCAGCATGCTGCTGTGGGCGGTGCTGGCCGGGGCGGTGGTACTGGCGCTGCTCTGCGGCGTGCTGGGCTGGATGCTGCTCAGCGTGCTGAAAGGGCTGACGGTGAAATCGCTCCCGGTGCGTCTGGCGGTGAACCGCCTGCTGCGCCAGCCGTGGTCGACCCTCAGCCAGCTGTCGGCGTTTTCGCTGTCGTTTATGCTGCTGGCGCTGCTGCTGGTGCTACGCGGCGACCTGCTGGATCGCTGGCAACAGCAGCTCCCGCCGGAGAGCCCGAACTATTTCCTCATCAACATCGCCCCGGAGCAGGTGACGCCGCTGAAGGGGTTCCTCTCTGAGCACCAGATTATCCCGGAGTCTTTCTACCCCATCGTGCGGGCGCGTCTGACGCAGATTAACGGCCAGTCCACCGAGGGCAATAAGGATGAGTCGCTTAACCGCGAGCTGAACCTCACCTGGCAGGATAAACGCCCGGATCATAACCCGATCGTCGCCGGCAGCTGGCCGCCGAAAGCGGGTGAGGTCTCGATGGAGGAGGGGCTGGCAAAGCGCCTTAACGTCGGGCTGGGGGATACGGTGACCTTTACCGGCGATACTCAGGACTTCAGCGCCAAAGTGACCAGCCTGCGCAAGGTGGACTGGGAGAGCCTGCGGCCGAACTTCTTCTTTATCTTCCCCTCCGGGGCGCTGGACGGGCAGCCCCAGAGCTGGCTGACCAGCTTCCGCTGGGAGAATGGCAACGGCATGCTCACCCAGCTTAACCGCGAGTTCCCGACCGTCAGCCTGCTGGATATCGGGGCGATCCTCAGACAGGTCGGCCAGGTGCTGGAGCAGGTGAGTCGGGCGCTGGAGGTGATGGTGGTGCTGGTAACGATTTGCGGCGTGCTGTTACTGCTGGCTCAGGTGCAGGTCGGGATGCGCCAGCGTCATCAGGAGCTGGTGGTCTACCGCACCCTGGGGGCGGGCAAAAAGCTGCTGCGCACCACCTTGTGGAGCGAGTTTGCCCTGCTGGGGCTGGTGGCGGGCCTGGTGGCGGCCATTGGTGCAGAAACCGCGCTGGCGGTGCTGCAAACCCGGGTGTTCGACTTCCCGTGGGAGCCGGACTGGCGGCTGTGGGCGATCCTACCGCTCAGCGGGGCGGTGATGCTCTCCCTGTGCGGCGGCTGGCTGGGTGCCCGTCTGCTGAAAGGCAAAGCGCTGTTCCGTCAGTTCTCCGGTTAA